Proteins co-encoded in one Leucobacter exalbidus genomic window:
- a CDS encoding flavin reductase family protein: MSPKRNDIGEFQEGSKLYHPPQHHFRGSLGRFATGVAVVTFIGPEGERRGITINSFTSISMDPPLVLASIGTQARSHEDLKGRPFTVNILGAQQQALASEFAGRPGSAEPTWIEGEHAPRLGGTISWFECTPWAEYPGGDHTMFLGEVQNYDYSRGDALGFVGGQFTTISELAGGQEELF; encoded by the coding sequence ATGAGTCCGAAGCGCAATGACATCGGTGAATTTCAAGAGGGCTCGAAGCTCTATCACCCGCCGCAGCATCACTTCCGTGGCAGCTTGGGTCGCTTCGCCACAGGGGTGGCCGTGGTGACGTTTATTGGTCCCGAGGGTGAGCGGCGTGGCATCACGATCAATTCATTCACTTCGATATCAATGGATCCGCCTCTTGTTCTTGCGTCGATCGGTACGCAGGCTCGGTCGCATGAAGATCTCAAGGGCCGCCCCTTCACCGTGAACATCCTTGGTGCTCAGCAGCAGGCCCTCGCGAGCGAATTTGCGGGCCGCCCTGGATCAGCTGAGCCCACCTGGATAGAGGGGGAGCACGCACCCCGACTGGGCGGCACGATTAGCTGGTTCGAGTGCACCCCGTGGGCTGAATACCCGGGCGGTGACCACACCATGTTTTTGGGTGAAGTGCAGAACTACGACTACAGCAGAGGCGATGCCCTGGGGTTTGTGGGCGGTCAGTTCACGACCATTTCAGAGCTCGCCGGCGGTCAAGAAGAACTGTTCTAA
- a CDS encoding amidohydrolase, with amino-acid sequence MTLTVFTGGTIVVAARADGSTELTEALAIEAGRVVAHGCAALDLASQDGAQTIDLAGGTLAPAVGEGHAHPVLGGLEAQGPAVREAKDLAGILDAVKTWKQQNPSAEWIVGASYDATFAPGGRFDARWLDEVTGDTPTVLRSWDYHTVWVNTAALKAAGITADTPDPELGRILRRKNGAPLGTLQEAAANDLLANVVPAFALETRVSALEAATLAYAEQGTTWVQDAWVDPADLDTYRVAARTDRLHTRVNLALRADPANWREQIAEFIAVRKEIRALAHPRLSAETIKFFVDGVIENHTAALTDDYADTPGDRGLANWSEDDLTAAVAALDAAGFQLHLHAIGDRAVRIALDALEAARDVDPGRDRHHVVAHVAMLAPADVERFAQLGVIANFEPYWAQCDAVMQSLTIPHIGHDRDSWQYLIGSIARSGATVSFGSDWPVTTKDWRPAFATAVTRRDVTNPEDPTWLPDECISPATAYAAYTEGIARQALAHDRGSLEVGRVADLVWLSANPLEVAPELVPELEVRGTWLAGDVTYAKN; translated from the coding sequence ATGACCCTCACCGTGTTTACCGGCGGCACCATTGTGGTGGCAGCGCGAGCCGATGGCAGTACTGAGCTCACCGAGGCATTGGCCATCGAGGCCGGGCGCGTGGTGGCCCACGGGTGCGCGGCCCTCGATCTCGCCTCGCAAGATGGCGCACAGACCATCGATCTTGCGGGCGGCACGCTTGCCCCTGCCGTGGGTGAGGGCCACGCGCACCCCGTGCTCGGCGGCCTCGAGGCCCAGGGCCCCGCGGTGCGCGAGGCGAAGGATCTCGCGGGGATCCTCGATGCTGTGAAGACGTGGAAGCAGCAGAACCCCAGCGCCGAGTGGATCGTGGGCGCCAGTTACGACGCGACGTTTGCGCCTGGCGGCCGGTTTGATGCCCGCTGGCTCGACGAGGTGACGGGCGATACGCCCACCGTGCTGCGGTCGTGGGATTACCACACGGTGTGGGTAAACACGGCGGCCCTCAAGGCCGCGGGCATCACGGCAGACACCCCTGACCCCGAGCTCGGTCGCATTTTGCGCCGCAAGAACGGCGCCCCGCTGGGCACCTTGCAGGAGGCCGCGGCGAACGATTTGCTCGCGAACGTGGTGCCCGCCTTTGCCCTCGAGACGCGCGTGAGCGCCCTCGAGGCCGCGACGCTGGCGTACGCCGAGCAGGGCACGACGTGGGTGCAAGATGCGTGGGTTGATCCCGCAGATCTTGACACCTACCGCGTCGCCGCCCGCACCGACCGGCTACACACGCGCGTCAACCTGGCGTTGCGCGCCGACCCCGCGAACTGGCGCGAGCAGATCGCCGAGTTCATCGCGGTGCGCAAGGAGATTCGCGCGCTCGCACACCCGCGCTTGAGCGCCGAGACCATCAAGTTCTTTGTTGACGGCGTCATCGAGAACCACACCGCCGCCCTCACCGATGACTACGCAGACACCCCGGGTGATCGCGGGCTGGCGAACTGGAGCGAAGACGATCTGACCGCGGCCGTGGCCGCGCTCGATGCCGCGGGCTTCCAGCTGCACCTGCACGCGATCGGTGATCGCGCGGTGCGCATCGCCCTCGACGCGCTCGAGGCGGCGCGCGACGTCGACCCCGGGCGCGACCGCCACCACGTCGTCGCGCACGTCGCGATGCTCGCCCCCGCCGATGTTGAGCGGTTTGCGCAGCTCGGCGTGATCGCCAACTTTGAGCCCTACTGGGCGCAGTGCGACGCGGTGATGCAGTCGCTCACGATCCCCCATATTGGGCACGACCGCGACTCGTGGCAGTACCTGATCGGCTCGATTGCGCGCTCGGGTGCGACGGTGTCGTTTGGCAGCGATTGGCCCGTCACCACGAAGGATTGGCGCCCGGCGTTCGCGACCGCCGTCACGCGCCGCGATGTCACGAACCCTGAAGACCCCACGTGGCTGCCCGACGAGTGCATTTCGCCCGCCACCGCCTACGCGGCATACACCGAGGGCATTGCGCGCCAGGCACTCGCGCACGATCGCGGATCCCTCGAGGTGGGGCGGGTCGCTGACCTCGTGTGGCTCTCGGCGAACCCACTCGAGGTGGCCCCCGAGCTGGTGCCCGAGCTTGAAGTACGCGGCACCTGGCTTGCGGGCGATGTAACCTACGCCAAGAACTAG
- a CDS encoding M20 metallopeptidase family protein encodes MNADTTLLTALRAGAEAMLPELVALRREIHRDPELGLALPRTQQRVLEALDIEGVELLKGQQIGSVIGIVRGALPGETVILRGDMDALPMRERTGLDYAAEGDAMHACGHDLHVAGLVGAGRLLAAHRDQLAGTVVLMFQPGEEVGDGARLMLEEGLLSVVDPAPSSAYAIHVVPGEYGYFSTKPGPIMAGSLEFGITVKGRGGHASAPHLAIDPVPVAADIVGALQAFVTRTFSVFDPVVLSVTQLSTGGSARNVIPDAVEMGGTIRVLSAETQRTVEEQLPALVEGLCAARGCEGEIELNLLCPSTVNDVERTEHARAALGAAFGEDRVWESPAPVMGSEDFAYVLREVPGTLLFLRATPADIDLAQAAPNHSPEVVFDDAILADQAIALAALALVKA; translated from the coding sequence ATGAACGCCGACACCACCTTGCTGACCGCGTTGAGGGCAGGCGCCGAGGCTATGCTCCCCGAGTTAGTTGCGCTCAGGCGCGAGATTCACCGTGATCCGGAGCTGGGGTTGGCGTTACCGCGCACGCAACAGCGCGTGCTCGAGGCCCTCGATATCGAGGGTGTCGAGCTCTTGAAGGGGCAGCAGATCGGTTCAGTAATTGGCATTGTGCGCGGTGCGCTGCCCGGTGAAACAGTCATCTTGCGCGGCGACATGGATGCTTTGCCGATGCGTGAACGCACGGGGCTTGATTACGCGGCCGAGGGCGACGCGATGCATGCCTGCGGTCATGACCTGCATGTCGCGGGGCTTGTCGGTGCCGGTCGACTGCTCGCTGCCCACCGTGACCAGCTCGCAGGTACCGTCGTGCTCATGTTCCAGCCGGGCGAAGAGGTCGGCGATGGCGCGCGGTTGATGCTTGAAGAAGGCTTGCTGAGCGTGGTAGACCCTGCGCCAAGCTCGGCATACGCGATTCACGTAGTACCCGGGGAATACGGGTACTTCTCGACGAAGCCGGGGCCGATAATGGCCGGATCACTGGAATTCGGTATCACCGTGAAGGGCCGTGGCGGCCATGCCTCCGCACCCCATCTGGCGATTGATCCGGTGCCGGTGGCCGCCGATATTGTGGGCGCGCTGCAGGCATTTGTGACGCGCACGTTTAGCGTGTTTGACCCGGTGGTGCTGTCGGTGACGCAGCTGTCGACTGGGGGCAGCGCGCGCAACGTGATTCCTGATGCGGTTGAGATGGGCGGCACCATTCGGGTGCTCTCGGCCGAGACCCAGCGGACGGTCGAAGAACAGCTGCCCGCGCTGGTCGAGGGGCTTTGTGCGGCCCGAGGATGCGAAGGCGAAATTGAACTGAATCTACTGTGCCCCAGCACTGTCAACGACGTCGAACGCACCGAGCACGCGCGGGCTGCGCTGGGGGCGGCGTTCGGAGAAGACCGAGTGTGGGAATCACCGGCTCCAGTGATGGGGTCAGAAGATTTCGCCTACGTATTACGCGAGGTGCCGGGCACCTTGCTGTTCTTGCGTGCAACACCTGCCGATATAGATCTTGCACAAGCCGCCCCGAATCATTCGCCCGAGGTGGTGTTCGATGACGCCATACTGGCTGATCAGGCGATCGCGCTGGCCGCTCTCGCGCTGGTGAAAGCATAA
- the glyA gene encoding serine hydroxymethyltransferase, with protein MSTQSEFFNEPLETVDPEIAAVLKNELGRQRNTLEMIASENFVPRAILEAQGSVLTNKYAEGYPGRRYYGGCEFVDVAEDLARDRAKSLFGAAYANVQPHSGASANAAVLSAIAEPGDTILGLELSHGGHLTHGMKLNFSGKLYNVASYGVDPETFLVDMDVVRQKALETKPKVIIAGWSAYPRTLDFAAFRAIADEVGATLWVDMAHFAGLVAAGLYPNPVPHAHVVSSTVHKTIGGPRSGFILTNDLELYKKINSNVFPGQQGGPLMHVIAAKATAFKLAATDEFKDRQVRTLSGSKLLAAALTTEASKAAGVDVLTGGTDVHLVLADLRHSSLDGQQAEDALHNVGITVNRNSVPFDPRPPMVTSGLRIGTPALATRGFGDVEFAEVADIIALTLQQTGDLEALKARVTALADAFPLYPGLEQW; from the coding sequence ATGTCAACCCAGTCAGAATTCTTTAACGAGCCGCTCGAAACTGTCGATCCTGAGATCGCAGCAGTTCTCAAGAACGAGCTTGGCCGTCAGCGCAACACGCTCGAGATGATTGCGAGCGAGAACTTCGTACCGCGCGCGATCCTCGAAGCGCAGGGCTCGGTGCTCACCAACAAGTACGCCGAGGGCTACCCCGGCCGCCGCTACTACGGTGGCTGCGAATTCGTCGACGTTGCAGAGGATCTCGCACGCGACCGCGCAAAGTCGCTCTTCGGCGCCGCATACGCCAACGTGCAGCCCCACTCGGGCGCCTCGGCCAACGCCGCAGTGCTCTCGGCAATCGCTGAGCCCGGCGACACCATCCTCGGCCTCGAGCTGTCACACGGTGGCCACCTCACCCACGGCATGAAGCTGAACTTCTCGGGCAAGCTCTACAACGTCGCCTCGTACGGCGTTGACCCCGAGACGTTCCTCGTCGACATGGACGTTGTGCGCCAGAAGGCACTCGAGACCAAGCCCAAGGTCATCATCGCTGGCTGGTCGGCATACCCCCGCACGCTCGACTTCGCCGCATTCCGCGCGATTGCCGACGAAGTGGGCGCCACCCTGTGGGTAGACATGGCTCACTTCGCTGGCCTCGTTGCCGCGGGCCTGTACCCCAACCCGGTGCCCCACGCACACGTTGTTTCGTCGACCGTGCACAAGACCATCGGCGGCCCCCGCTCGGGCTTCATCCTCACGAACGACCTTGAGCTCTACAAGAAGATCAACTCGAACGTGTTCCCCGGCCAGCAGGGCGGCCCGCTAATGCATGTCATCGCTGCCAAGGCAACCGCGTTCAAGCTCGCCGCCACCGACGAGTTCAAGGATCGCCAGGTGCGCACCCTCTCAGGCTCGAAGCTGCTCGCTGCCGCGCTCACGACCGAGGCCTCGAAGGCTGCCGGCGTTGACGTGCTCACCGGCGGCACCGACGTGCACCTCGTGCTCGCCGATCTGCGCCACTCGTCACTCGACGGCCAGCAGGCCGAAGACGCGCTGCACAACGTGGGCATCACGGTGAACCGCAACTCGGTTCCCTTCGACCCCCGCCCGCCGATGGTTACCAGCGGCCTGCGCATCGGTACCCCCGCACTCGCGACCCGTGGCTTCGGCGACGTAGAGTTCGCTGAGGTTGCCGACATCATCGCGCTCACGCTGCAGCAGACGGGCGACCTTGAGGCGCTGAAGGCTCGCGTTACCGCGCTTGCCGACGCATTCCCCCTCTACCCCGGCCTGGAGCAGTGGTAA
- a CDS encoding APC family permease: MSDSQSPKLKRSLGLVGLTLFGVTYMTVITVFTTYGIVNQETDGHLPASYVVAVVAMLFTAASYGAMVRRYPVAGSAYTYTQQSFGGAAGFLTGWVMLLDYLFIPMINFMLIGIYLNTQFSSIPAWAFTLAALLLVLLFNVLGITLVNKLNIAIIALSVILVIVFVVLAFKHAIGGNTEIGLLEPFTFGEGGIGAVASGAAILALSFLGFDAVSTLSEEAKNPRKDIPRAIVLSTLVGGFMFILVSWAGAIAYAPDWAALTTAEVDAAGVTVMDNIGGQAFTAFFVAVYVVGAFGSGMTGQVSVSRILYAMGRDGMLPRPLSRLHRRFGTPVVAAVVVSVFALSALFLSLDVVAFMISFGALAAFAMVNLSVIRTYLFPRGGRRQPLTARSILVHGVAPLIGFALTIWLWTSLEATTWLVGGIWVAVGVVIIAIVTGGFKRPVPMMDFSESDPTTEQIDQLGEEYPLHGDRG; the protein is encoded by the coding sequence GTGAGCGATTCTCAGAGCCCAAAACTCAAACGTTCCCTGGGCCTCGTCGGACTCACCCTGTTCGGCGTCACCTACATGACCGTGATCACGGTCTTCACCACCTACGGCATCGTCAACCAAGAAACTGACGGCCACCTGCCCGCGTCATACGTCGTCGCGGTCGTCGCGATGCTCTTCACCGCGGCCAGCTACGGCGCCATGGTGCGCCGGTACCCCGTCGCCGGATCGGCCTACACCTACACACAGCAGTCGTTTGGCGGCGCTGCGGGCTTTCTCACCGGCTGGGTGATGCTGCTCGATTACCTCTTCATTCCGATGATCAACTTCATGCTCATTGGCATTTATCTCAACACGCAGTTTTCCTCGATTCCCGCGTGGGCGTTCACGCTCGCGGCGCTGCTGCTCGTGCTGCTGTTCAACGTGCTGGGCATCACGCTCGTCAATAAGCTCAATATCGCGATCATCGCGCTGTCGGTCATTTTGGTGATCGTGTTCGTGGTGCTCGCGTTTAAGCACGCGATCGGCGGCAACACTGAGATCGGCCTGCTCGAACCTTTCACCTTCGGTGAGGGCGGCATCGGTGCGGTGGCCTCGGGCGCCGCCATCCTCGCACTCTCGTTCTTGGGCTTTGACGCCGTATCGACGCTGTCTGAGGAAGCCAAGAACCCGCGCAAGGATATTCCGCGCGCCATCGTGCTGTCGACGCTGGTCGGCGGATTCATGTTTATTCTCGTCTCGTGGGCTGGCGCTATTGCCTACGCCCCCGATTGGGCGGCGCTCACCACCGCTGAGGTTGACGCGGCCGGCGTCACCGTGATGGACAACATCGGCGGCCAGGCCTTCACCGCATTCTTCGTGGCCGTCTACGTCGTCGGCGCATTCGGCTCGGGCATGACCGGCCAGGTGTCGGTGTCTCGCATTCTGTACGCCATGGGCCGCGACGGCATGCTGCCCCGCCCGCTCTCGCGCCTGCACCGCCGCTTCGGCACCCCGGTGGTCGCCGCGGTCGTCGTCTCGGTGTTTGCGCTGTCGGCGCTGTTCCTGTCGCTCGACGTTGTCGCCTTTATGATCAGCTTCGGTGCACTCGCCGCGTTCGCAATGGTCAACCTGTCGGTGATTCGCACCTACCTGTTTCCCCGCGGCGGCCGCAGGCAGCCCCTCACCGCCCGCTCGATTCTGGTGCACGGCGTCGCCCCGCTCATCGGCTTCGCCCTCACCATCTGGCTGTGGACGTCACTCGAGGCGACTACCTGGCTCGTGGGCGGCATCTGGGTCGCCGTCGGCGTCGTCATCATCGCGATCGTCACGGGCGGCTTCAAGCGCCCCGTGCCCATGATGGACTTCTCAGAGAGTGACCCCACCACCGAGCAGATCGATCAGCTCGGCGAGGAGTACCCGCTGCACGGCGACCGCGGGTAG
- a CDS encoding TetR/AcrR family transcriptional regulator, whose amino-acid sequence MAHLERTEPGADTAKRSVGRPKQSVLSSRLIMETGLQLIDENGAEGAGMRAIAKRLGVRPSALYNHISGQAELVAGVRELICERISTEAFDRLPWDEGLEEWARHYRAAFASHPATIALLAVTPLMGAGSTTHMYDRVVEALVRGGWAEDRVLVMIVALESFILGSALDLAAADDMLDPGPESDAESFGRAYRARADSLASHAVRPADASFEVGLRALIAGFRAELAGV is encoded by the coding sequence GTGGCACACCTAGAACGCACCGAGCCTGGCGCCGACACCGCGAAACGCAGCGTGGGCAGGCCGAAGCAGAGCGTTCTGTCATCGCGCCTCATCATGGAAACCGGGCTGCAACTCATCGACGAGAACGGCGCCGAGGGGGCCGGTATGCGCGCCATCGCGAAGCGCCTCGGCGTGCGCCCGTCAGCCCTGTACAACCACATCAGCGGCCAGGCAGAACTGGTCGCGGGGGTGCGCGAACTCATCTGCGAACGCATCTCAACCGAAGCTTTTGACCGCCTGCCGTGGGACGAAGGGCTCGAGGAGTGGGCGCGGCACTACCGCGCGGCCTTCGCCTCGCACCCCGCAACGATCGCGCTGCTCGCCGTGACCCCCCTGATGGGCGCGGGCTCAACGACCCACATGTACGACCGCGTCGTCGAAGCGCTCGTGCGCGGCGGATGGGCTGAAGACCGCGTGCTCGTGATGATCGTGGCGCTCGAGTCGTTTATCTTGGGGTCGGCCCTCGACCTCGCCGCGGCCGACGACATGCTCGATCCGGGGCCCGAAAGCGACGCCGAATCATTCGGGCGCGCGTATCGAGCGCGCGCCGATTCCCTCGCCAGTCATGCCGTGCGCCCGGCAGACGCCTCGTTCGAGGTCGGCCTGCGCGCCCTCATCGCGGGCTTTCGGGCCGAGCTCGCTGGCGTGTAA
- the hpaB gene encoding 4-hydroxyphenylacetate 3-monooxygenase, oxygenase component: MSIRTGQQYLDRLNERTGQIYLDGELISTNIAEHPKLAPGARAFAKLYDMQHDPAHRDVLTFESPTSGERVSTSFLVPRTEADLVQRREAMALVARSSHGFLGRTGDYMNSALAALSSAKTFFEQADPVFGERIERYTEYVRENDLLTAHALITPQANRAETGSQPMGDSRIAARIVEEREDGIVVRGARMLATNAPIADELLVFPSTVLRGAPQDAPYSYAFAVPSDAPGLKYYCRAPLHAGAGSLDEPLASRFEELDAFVVFDDVFVPNDRIFMLGNPRLRNEWYSATGAGALMTHQVVCRTLAKTEFYLGLAAELADAIGIEDFQHIQEDLGELITYVELERALLRASETEGEVSADGVYLPKWSTLNAARNWYPKSVSQRLPEIIRKFSASGLMALPSEADLDNPDERADLDRYLQGARVDAQSRIRLFKLALDASVSGFAGRESLYEYYFFGDPVRMKTALVKGYDFGVVRERVRELLV; this comes from the coding sequence ATGAGCATTCGCACTGGCCAGCAGTACCTCGACCGACTTAACGAGCGGACGGGGCAGATTTATCTCGACGGAGAGCTGATCTCCACCAACATTGCTGAGCACCCGAAGCTTGCGCCGGGGGCTCGCGCTTTCGCCAAGCTCTATGACATGCAACACGACCCCGCACACCGTGACGTGCTGACATTTGAGTCGCCGACGAGTGGTGAACGCGTCAGCACGTCGTTCCTGGTGCCGCGCACCGAAGCTGATTTGGTGCAGCGCCGAGAAGCAATGGCATTGGTTGCTCGCTCATCGCATGGCTTCTTAGGGCGCACAGGTGACTACATGAACAGCGCGCTCGCGGCGCTGTCAAGCGCCAAAACTTTCTTCGAGCAGGCAGACCCCGTGTTTGGCGAGCGCATTGAACGCTACACCGAGTATGTCCGTGAAAATGATCTCCTCACCGCCCACGCACTCATCACCCCGCAGGCAAACCGCGCCGAAACCGGTAGCCAGCCGATGGGTGACTCCCGCATTGCCGCGCGCATCGTCGAAGAACGTGAGGACGGCATCGTTGTGCGGGGCGCCCGCATGCTGGCCACTAATGCCCCGATCGCAGACGAGCTGCTCGTGTTCCCCTCAACCGTGTTGCGTGGAGCCCCGCAAGACGCACCCTACTCGTATGCGTTTGCCGTGCCGAGCGATGCCCCCGGCCTGAAGTATTACTGCCGCGCTCCGCTGCACGCCGGGGCTGGCAGCCTCGACGAGCCTCTGGCGAGTCGATTTGAGGAGCTTGACGCCTTTGTGGTGTTCGATGACGTGTTCGTACCGAACGACCGTATCTTCATGTTGGGGAATCCACGGCTGCGCAATGAGTGGTACTCGGCCACGGGAGCTGGCGCGCTGATGACGCACCAGGTGGTGTGCCGCACACTCGCGAAAACAGAGTTCTATCTTGGTCTTGCCGCTGAACTCGCCGATGCAATTGGCATTGAAGATTTCCAGCACATTCAAGAAGATCTCGGTGAGCTCATCACATATGTCGAGCTTGAGCGTGCGCTGTTGCGTGCCTCCGAAACTGAAGGTGAAGTAAGTGCAGACGGCGTCTACCTGCCCAAATGGAGCACGCTGAACGCCGCCCGCAACTGGTATCCCAAGAGTGTCTCGCAGCGGTTGCCCGAGATCATACGTAAGTTCTCAGCATCGGGTCTTATGGCCTTGCCGAGCGAAGCCGACCTCGATAACCCTGACGAGCGAGCAGATCTTGACCGGTACCTACAGGGTGCACGGGTTGACGCTCAAAGTCGCATTCGCCTGTTCAAACTTGCACTGGACGCCTCAGTTTCGGGTTTCGCTGGTCGTGAAAGCCTGTACGAGTATTACTTCTTCGGTGACCCTGTGCGAATGAAAACAGCACTTGTGAAGGGCTACGATTTTGGCGTCGTGCGTGAACGTGTACGCGAACTGTTGGTGTGA
- the purU gene encoding formyltetrahydrofolate deformylase, with product MTSLEATNANSQWVLTLSCIDGPGIVHAISGAIVAAGGNIAESQQFASADTGRFFMRLQVEAVAQPDTFDARFASALAPVTERYHMTWRLDRAGRPVRTLLLASTATHCVNDLLYRQRGGQLSIEVPLVLSNHEAVRDIAEFYNVPFEHRAIAGKEDKAAFEARVLEVVEEQNIELVVLARYMQILSPELCEALAGKAINIHHSFLPGFKGANPYKQAHQRGVKLIGATAHFVTSDLDEGPIIEQDTVRVDHSYSVRELTLLGQDIESRALRNAVKWFAENRVLADGERTIIFR from the coding sequence GTGACCTCTCTTGAAGCAACCAACGCTAACTCTCAGTGGGTATTGACCCTTTCTTGCATCGACGGCCCGGGCATCGTGCACGCGATCAGCGGTGCGATCGTCGCGGCGGGCGGCAACATCGCCGAGAGCCAGCAGTTCGCTTCTGCAGACACCGGTCGTTTCTTCATGCGCCTGCAGGTTGAGGCCGTCGCCCAGCCCGACACCTTCGATGCCCGCTTCGCATCGGCCCTCGCGCCCGTGACCGAGCGGTACCACATGACCTGGCGCCTCGACCGCGCCGGTCGCCCAGTGCGCACCCTGCTGCTCGCGTCGACGGCCACTCACTGCGTCAACGACCTGCTGTACCGTCAGCGCGGCGGTCAGCTGTCGATCGAGGTGCCCCTGGTGCTCTCGAACCACGAGGCCGTGCGCGACATCGCCGAGTTCTACAACGTGCCCTTCGAGCACCGCGCCATCGCAGGCAAAGAAGACAAGGCCGCGTTCGAGGCCCGCGTGCTCGAGGTCGTTGAAGAGCAGAACATCGAGCTCGTCGTGCTCGCCCGCTACATGCAGATCCTCTCCCCCGAGCTGTGCGAAGCGCTCGCGGGTAAGGCCATCAACATTCACCACTCGTTCTTGCCCGGATTCAAGGGTGCCAACCCCTACAAGCAGGCGCACCAGCGCGGCGTGAAGCTCATCGGTGCCACCGCGCACTTCGTGACCTCAGATCTCGACGAGGGCCCGATCATCGAGCAAGACACCGTGCGCGTGGATCACTCGTATTCGGTGCGCGAGCTCACGCTGCTCGGCCAAGACATCGAGTCGCGCGCGCTGCGCAACGCAGTTAAGTGGTTTGCCGAGAACCGCGTGCTCGCCGACGGTGAGCGCACGATTATCTTCCGCTAG
- a CDS encoding M20 metallopeptidase family protein, with protein sequence MTIEVHVREALRIRAASLQPELVELRRALHRIPEPGFEVPLTQQAVLEALAGLPLQITTGASLGSVTAVLTGARPGPSVLLRGDMDALPIAEETGLPYAATNGAMHACGHDLHVAGLVGAAKLLCEMQADLAGSVVFMFQPGEEAGGGAPRMITEGVLEAAGSRVEAAYGIHVLPGVRGTFQTKPGPLMGGANLFTVTVHGKGGHGSRPHEAIDPVPVLAEMILALQSYATRRLSPNDPAIISVTKLSGSSAVNIIADEASFSATVRTLSRDVLEQLRVGLPRMVALIAEAHGCTVDANFTVVYPVTVNDHAATSGAIDALTETFGAERVETLTAPIMASEDFSFVLDEVPGTFLFLGATPPEIDPADAEMNHSPRAQFDDAVLGDQAVALAVLALQHLS encoded by the coding sequence ATGACGATTGAAGTTCATGTTCGTGAAGCCCTGCGCATTCGTGCTGCCTCATTGCAGCCCGAGCTCGTGGAACTACGTCGCGCACTGCACCGCATTCCAGAGCCTGGGTTTGAGGTGCCGCTGACTCAGCAAGCGGTGCTCGAGGCGCTGGCTGGGCTGCCGCTTCAGATCACCACCGGTGCTTCGCTCGGATCGGTGACGGCGGTGCTCACGGGTGCGCGCCCGGGGCCGAGCGTGCTGTTGCGCGGGGACATGGACGCCCTGCCCATTGCCGAGGAAACGGGCCTTCCATATGCCGCGACGAATGGCGCCATGCATGCGTGCGGGCATGATCTGCACGTGGCAGGCCTCGTAGGAGCGGCGAAGTTGCTGTGTGAAATGCAGGCTGATCTTGCCGGGTCGGTCGTTTTCATGTTTCAACCTGGTGAGGAAGCTGGGGGCGGTGCACCGCGCATGATTACGGAGGGCGTACTTGAAGCGGCGGGTAGCCGGGTCGAGGCCGCCTACGGCATTCACGTGCTGCCAGGGGTGCGCGGTACTTTTCAAACCAAACCAGGCCCGCTGATGGGCGGCGCTAATTTGTTCACCGTGACGGTGCACGGCAAGGGCGGCCACGGGTCGCGGCCGCACGAAGCGATTGATCCGGTGCCGGTGCTGGCCGAGATGATCCTCGCGCTGCAGAGCTACGCCACACGCCGGCTGTCGCCCAATGACCCTGCGATCATCTCGGTGACCAAGCTGTCAGGGAGCAGCGCGGTGAATATTATTGCCGACGAGGCTTCCTTCTCGGCGACAGTGCGTACGTTGTCTCGTGATGTGCTCGAACAGCTGCGAGTCGGCCTGCCTCGCATGGTCGCTCTGATCGCCGAGGCTCACGGCTGCACGGTCGATGCAAATTTCACGGTCGTTTATCCGGTCACAGTGAATGATCATGCGGCGACCAGCGGCGCCATCGACGCGCTCACAGAAACATTTGGTGCAGAGCGAGTGGAGACGCTCACCGCTCCGATTATGGCATCTGAGGATTTCTCATTTGTGCTCGACGAAGTGCCAGGAACGTTTCTGTTCTTGGGTGCTACGCCGCCAGAGATCGACCCTGCAGATGCTGAAATGAACCACTCGCCGCGTGCGCAATTTGATGATGCGGTGCTGGGGGATCAAGCTGTGGCGCTCGCGGTACTCGCGCTGCAGCATCTAAGCTGA